Genomic window (Candidatus Methylacidiphilales bacterium):
CTCACGCACAATCCATCTTTATTGTGACTCCTTAATATGGAATGACGAGCCCCTAACGAAAAACTATCTGATGTTATTCTTTGTTAAGATACCACAAATATAATACCTTTTGTTGAGATTATTTGCAATGCTCAAAATACGAATGCGCCTATAACGTTGACCTACGCGTGATCCCCCTCGTAATCACGTCATTCGCTGGATGGCCGATTCGTCTTGGAGATTCATATAATCCCGCTAAGCATGCCAATACTTTTTATTCGTACCGCGCTCCAATTCTCTCCTCGACTCGATGACTCGTCTGGCGTGAACAGTATTTTAATGGTATACGCTGCCTAATCACTTTTCTTTAGGATAACGATATCATTGTGATGTCTTTATGTTCTTGACTATCGTCTATCTATCTTCTTATAAGTCTTTTTACTGATTGGGCATCTGCACAAAATCGCGATCTTCTAGTCTCTTTTACAAAGGTTCGCAATCGATCGGGGATCGCAACGGTCATCTGTCTAGCGCTAGGAATAATTTTCAGCCAAGTGACCTTCATCATTTGGCGAAAAGGCTTCCTTAATCATTTCCAGCAGACGACAGACTTTTACCACGTTGGAAGACAGCAATGAGGTGAAGTGAATCCCCGTGGAATCGCTATTGCCGCAATGCTGAGTCTTATGCGGACCATGTGCATGGCAAATCTGGTGTGGCTGACGAACGGCGATCTCTATATAAGCACACGGATAATCTTTATGATCTTTGCGTGCTTTCTGACGGTAAGTTTTAATCAGCACACTTCGTGCCTAATCCGTCGCACTCGACATACCATTAAGAGAAGTTCCGATTTTGATCAGACCGGCGATAGTCGAATGCATTTTTAGTGATGAGCGTCTAGAGAACGCGTTTCGCTCGTTGGCCCGCCCTGATGGGAAGGCGGCACGAATCCTCAGGCAGATAATATTCGGTCCGAATGCTCCCCCAGAGCGAAGGGGAGGACAACATGGCAGAAACGACTACGCCAGATAATCAGCATCAATTTCCTGGAGTAGAGAATCGAAGGGCAATTACTGGGTAAGAAAATTCCGCTTTACGTTAGCGGAAAATTTCGATAAGAATGGATCATTGGAGGATTACTATGAGATGTCCTCTATTATACGTGTCGCTTCTTCTAGGCCTGGCTACGCACACATTTGCAGTCATCGCATGGAACGAAGCAGTAAACGGAGACTTATCGAGCAATCCATCTGCGCCTTCTCTGATTTCACTCGTCGTCGGCACTAACAGCGTTATTGCGTCCTCAGGCGGAGGCGACCATGATTATTTCACATTTACTATCGGGGCGGGGGAATCGCTCGCTTCGTTTATGTTGGCCAGCTACGCCTCCTCCGACCCGGTCGCCTTTGTGGCGATTCAGGTCGGTTCCTCGTGGACTGCAGGGAACAATACTAGCTTGATGATCGCCTGGCAGCACATGGGCCCTGGAAATGTCGGAAATTCCTTGCTCGGCATCACATCCACCACGCCGCTCGGACCCGGGACCTATACTGTGCGGGCGCAGCAACTAGGCGCGCAGACCGATTACCAATTCGATCTGGTTGTCGTCCCCGAGCCGGCAAGTCTTCTTCTGGCTTCCATCGGCCTTGCGACGCTGGCTGTCCGCCGGCGATTGCAGGGATCCTAACCTCAAGCCGTTAAGGGCGCCCCTCTCTTTCTGTTCATCATTCTGCTACCGAAATTCAACGCAGGGTCCAGGAAGTCCCCGCATACAGTTCACCTTTTAGCGACATGCGGTGAGGCCTAATTATCGCTCAAGCAGTATGCACGCATGCGA
Coding sequences:
- a CDS encoding PEP-CTERM sorting domain-containing protein yields the protein MRCPLLYVSLLLGLATHTFAVIAWNEAVNGDLSSNPSAPSLISLVVGTNSVIASSGGGDHDYFTFTIGAGESLASFMLASYASSDPVAFVAIQVGSSWTAGNNTSLMIAWQHMGPGNVGNSLLGITSTTPLGPGTYTVRAQQLGAQTDYQFDLVVVPEPASLLLASIGLATLAVRRRLQGS